The genomic region ACTGGCTCTTAGCTGCTGGAGACTTGATCACCAGATCCTTGATGATCTCCACGGTGCCAAACAAGGGGAACAGCTTGTCATCGAAGCTCTCGTTGTAGGTGTAAATGTGCAAGTGTTTGTCCACGTCATAGAAGGACAGCTGGCCGCGGTCGTAGTCGAGGTAGATGCCCACCTTGCGGGGGATGAGGCCAGGCGGCAGGGAGGTGAAGGGAACGGTCAGCGCCTTCAGCTCAGTGCCCCTCTCCAGCCGCAGGCTCAGGTAACCCGTATCTGTGTTCAGGGACTTGAAGCCTTTCCTCAGGGCCACCTCTTTGGCCACGCCCAGCCTCCAGTCCCGCTCGCCtacctccacctcccagtagTGCCGGCCTGAGGTGAAGCCCTCCACACCGACGGCACACCACCAGCCGTCAAAGCGCTGGTGGTAGTTGGGGACATCCTTTCTCTCGAAGCCACAGCGCATCCTCTTCTCATCAGTGGAGATGAGCAGGTCAGGGTTGGCTGTGTCCAGATCCAGAGTCACCTCCACTAGAGACCAAAGTAACATGGTTTAAATTACCAGACAGGTTTGGTAAAGATCATACTGCCTGATCATTTGATACAATGAATGCTGTACCTGCAGCATCTGTGATCCAATCCCACActgcaacaaaaaacagagacttttaatACTGGTTATACAGCCTCTATCTACTGACACCTGTGTGCGgagtttagtggcatctagtggtgaggctgcaaaactgaaacttctccagtgtgcCAACTGTGTAGGAGAAACTCTAACAAGAGCTGGTTTTTAGTTTGTCTGTTAAGGGCTACTGTAGAGtagcaaaccagtcaagttgcacttacagtgtACATCAACGTCTGGGAAACACAtacatgcttcacacacatcttccccccaacAGCATAGATTTATAGGCTACTATCAGCTCAGTTttaagatggacacccaagattagtgtcaccaattcagtatctgatcaaatgtctccccttctgttcctgagtcaggatgttgagtaatggcctaaaaaatgtttttgcagaacactatgatgtcagagtgaagctgACCTTCTGAATATAcaatgtgtgaaattttgtcataattagcaaatCAATTCTGgggttatggccaaaaacatgttttacaagggcacactgaccttgaccttgtacctttgaacaccaaagtctaatcactttattctacagtccaagtggatgtttgtgtcaaattccAAGAAACTCCCTTCAGGTGTTCTGGAGATATGTGAGATATATGAGAATGAGAAGgatgcaaagtcacagtgaccttgacctttgaccaccaaattctaatcagttcattcttgagtacGAGTGgacgtttatgccaaatttgaggaaattccctgaagATACTCTTGATATGTCGCATTTATAAAAATGGGACGGATGGACAAATTGATGGATGAATGcctggatgaatggatggatgcaCGAACGTACGGACAGACAGATGGTGCAAAACTACAGTTTAATATATATGTTTAGCCAAAGCAATGGCTGTCCTTACAAAGAGCACTACAGTGTTGATTACAACAGCAAGCAGTCAGTCAGAATGTAACTCGAAATCAGTGAAGCAGGTGTATGTACTGGTTTTAAATGCATGTACATATAGAGTGTCACTCACCTGGCTGAGGAATGTAGGATATGGCACCTGGATGGAGATAATAAAAGAATCATAAGGAAATAAAGTCCAAATTTACAATTAATTCAGTTTAACTCAGGTTTAATTTACTAACCAATCTTCTGAGTCTTCTGCTTCCACATGAGCCACTGCTGCGGGATGGTATCCTGCAAGGACACACCAAAAAGCTTTGCATTACACCTGCACAGTACCGATAATACACAAGCAGTTCAGCATGCTCTTTTACCTTATCTGGGCGCTGCACCAGTAACGTCAGAAAAACTAGCTCCATGGCAGTCAGCAGGTTGGGCGCACGGCCCCAGCGCCAGGCTGACTGCATGTCCTCCAGAACCTTTGCCACAGGTTCGCCAGGCCACACACTTTGCTGTGAGGAGATCAGTGTGAATAAAATGTGTCCATTGAGTAAACACAGTGAGGTGAGCATGAAATGTTAATGGTATATTTAAACTTCCCACC from Epinephelus moara isolate mb chromosome 18, YSFRI_EMoa_1.0, whole genome shotgun sequence harbors:
- the si:ch211-120g10.1 gene encoding butyrophilin subfamily 3 member A3 — translated: MMQCFHFMVEPAKNLTAKIKESHKRAKNGKREPLDEDQLFVVDLARDLSRVCQRSAVLEHIWNLDDTWPTALCRMIILQWASMLESKKRPMQTDGWPEMDEVKQPDIFNEQDLLQAKNVILSWVKDLRAQPEQSVWPGEPVAKVLEDMQSAWRWGRAPNLLTAMELVFLTLLVQRPDKDTIPQQWLMWKQKTQKIGAISYIPQPVWDWITDAAVEVTLDLDTANPDLLISTDEKRMRCGFERKDVPNYHQRFDGWWCAVGVEGFTSGRHYWEVEVGERDWRLGVAKEVALRKGFKSLNTDTGYLSLRLERGTELKALTVPFTSLPPGLIPRKVGIYLDYDRGQLSFYDVDKHLHIYTYNESFDDKLFPLFGTVEIIKDLVIKSPAAKSQCLCPTSCLWG